CGGTATCAGGCAGCGGGAGGGGCATTGTCCCGCACCCGGCACACCAGAAGCACATTGGCGAAAGGCAGGGCTCCGCTCATGGGCTGGCTGCTGACTTCGAACCCGATGGACAGGAGCAAGGCCCGCCAGTCGGCAAGGCTGCGGCAGTACAGCGGCGGCATGCGGTGGCCGCGCGACCAGGTGACGATGCGGTCCACCCACTGGGAGAGCTGGAACGGCAGGCCCGCCCCCGCATCGCCGATGCGGGTGATGAACAGGCCGCCGGGTGCCAGTGCCGCATGGATGCGCTGCAGCACCCGGCGCTGGCTTTCATGGTCGAAATAGTGCAGCGCGTCGAAGATCGTGACCACGTCGCACCGCCCGAAATCCGTCTGGTTCATGTCGCCTTGCTCGATGCGCACGACGGGGTGGCCGGCGCCGAAGGCCTGCGCCGCGCGCTGCACATCGCGCGGCATCAGCTCCACGCCGCGCATGTG
This portion of the Melaminivora jejuensis genome encodes:
- a CDS encoding class I SAM-dependent methyltransferase, with protein sequence MTSIPALSRALVDAASARFRPAGRFAYHYARGKIGGDAAFAALLHQGILPARARWLDLGCGQGSLFALVLAAQEQHANGQWPPDWPAPPQPLHMRGVELMPRDVQRAAQAFGAGHPVVRIEQGDMNQTDFGRCDVVTIFDALHYFDHESQRRVLQRIHAALAPGGLFITRIGDAGAGLPFQLSQWVDRIVTWSRGHRMPPLYCRSLADWRALLLSIGFEVSSQPMSGALPFANVLLVCRVRDNAPPAA